A part of Helicobacter himalayensis genomic DNA contains:
- a CDS encoding portal protein produces the protein MERKTLAELTQSFESDNFASYRAKDELKTARAYYHGHQLQDQELSKLQARGQIPICENIFKMICDKILGYKIQSATEIKVSGRQEEDKYLANLLTDLLKVFNQQNFYEKEMYKRDFDLLMGLSVLELWVEKDFDGNYHLPLKHIPSESFLIDCYSTDKNATDATRFHKMLHIPLHQAKAILGKDKDIYIDRQDIVDSRVFLIESWFKESNENTKEGFSWNRYLWHKQGGIYSYEIMPFKNNTHPFIVAKYNIDEKNQYYGLFRDLKPIQDYINFAENKMANMMGTIKALYEIDAVNDIDEFVENISLDNAIVGVRSGSLKENKIQFVQHHADIQALSMKSEQKRNIARILSGLNDEALAQATNRQSGVAIAQRRDAGLLGLQYFVLSCDSCDRLLYEKVLSFIQHYFTKAQVFKITEKRRGDRYFNINTQAENTIKIGTFDLVYSTQLKTQGREERFAHWSEILKTISNIRPDIITTLLPLMLKDTDSQIVDDIEEILAKADESATQNAQGQGEIESQKLELEMQKIKAQIAKLEAEANKAQSQSNIIEQIQTETQNTNQTQNKQNPKTYVQQLNKIDLR, from the coding sequence GTGGAAAGAAAAACACTTGCAGAACTAACACAAAGCTTTGAAAGTGATAATTTTGCATCATACCGCGCCAAAGATGAACTAAAAACCGCGCGGGCGTATTATCATGGACACCAACTACAAGACCAAGAGCTAAGCAAACTCCAAGCGCGCGGGCAGATTCCTATTTGTGAAAATATCTTTAAAATGATATGCGATAAGATTTTGGGTTATAAAATACAAAGCGCGACAGAAATAAAAGTAAGCGGGAGACAAGAGGAAGATAAATACTTAGCAAATCTTTTAACTGATTTGCTAAAAGTGTTTAATCAACAAAACTTTTACGAAAAAGAAATGTATAAGCGCGATTTTGATTTACTTATGGGACTTAGTGTTTTAGAATTATGGGTAGAGAAAGACTTTGATGGAAATTATCACCTACCTTTAAAGCATATCCCTAGCGAAAGCTTTTTGATTGATTGTTACAGCACAGACAAAAACGCGACCGACGCTACAAGATTCCATAAAATGCTACATATTCCATTACATCAAGCAAAGGCAATTCTAGGAAAAGACAAAGACATTTACATTGACAGGCAGGACATTGTAGATTCTCGAGTGTTTTTAATTGAGAGTTGGTTTAAAGAAAGCAATGAAAACACAAAAGAGGGCTTTAGCTGGAATCGCTACCTTTGGCATAAACAAGGCGGGATTTATAGCTATGAAATAATGCCTTTTAAAAATAACACGCACCCTTTCATAGTGGCAAAATATAACATCGATGAAAAAAACCAATATTATGGGCTTTTTAGAGATTTAAAACCCATACAAGATTATATCAACTTCGCAGAAAACAAAATGGCAAATATGATGGGAACGATAAAAGCCCTTTATGAAATAGACGCGGTGAATGATATTGATGAATTTGTAGAAAATATTTCGCTTGATAATGCGATTGTCGGGGTGAGAAGCGGAAGCCTAAAGGAAAATAAAATACAATTTGTGCAACACCACGCAGACATACAAGCCCTAAGTATGAAAAGCGAACAAAAGCGCAATATCGCTAGAATCCTAAGCGGGCTAAATGATGAAGCCCTAGCTCAAGCGACAAATAGACAAAGTGGCGTAGCTATCGCGCAAAGGAGAGACGCGGGACTTTTGGGATTGCAATATTTTGTATTAAGTTGCGATAGTTGCGATAGATTGCTTTATGAAAAAGTGCTAAGCTTTATACAACACTATTTCACAAAAGCCCAAGTTTTTAAAATCACAGAAAAAAGGCGCGGTGATAGATATTTTAATATTAACACGCAAGCAGAAAACACGATTAAAATAGGCACTTTTGACTTAGTGTATTCTACACAGCTAAAAACACAGGGCAGAGAGGAGAGATTTGCACACTGGAGCGAGATACTCAAAACTATTTCAAACATAAGACCGGATATTATCACAACATTACTTCCACTTATGCTAAAAGATACAGACAGCCAAATTGTAGATGATATAGAGGAGATTTTAGCAAAAGCCGATGAAAGCGCAACACAAAACGCGCAAGGACAAGGCGAGATAGAAAGCCAAAAGCTAGAGCTAGAAATGCAAAAAATAAAAGCCCAAATCGCTAAACTAGAAGCAGAGGCAAATAAAGCCCAAAGCCAAAGCAACATAATAGAGCAAATCCAAACAGAAACACAAAACACTAACCAAACACAAAATAAGCAAAATCCAAAAACCTATGTGCAACAATTAAATAAGATTGATTTACGATAA
- a CDS encoding terminase large subunit domain-containing protein, with amino-acid sequence MNKEEITKELALRALAKKSLKAFVLLKWERYEKKAFLDNWHYDYLCAILEATLPNNKEPLTRLMLNMPPSYGKTEIIARCFIAWALGLYPQRKFFYISYSDDLCRKISNQVRDLLKSPFYATIFGSNPHFLQDNANEFILKEGGGLFVTTLKSALTGFHAHQILIDDPIKVSAMNSKAERNLVNQNFKESVMSRLQDNKSNITILMQRLGDEDLCGFLLNEKNYEKQVIEAWKQVKLKAINEKEEVYTFDNFTYTRKEKEALHPQRHTLKELEFLKEQMGSDEFSTQYQQEPQVSEAGYFEKAYFKTIPTFECANQNLYIFVDNAISLNSSSDNRAIVLIGVENYKEGVRYVVRDCLFGIWSEEQTIENLISAMFENPSAKVYIESDGGGLTLERLLLNEVVKVNALHKVQGKDLIINNISCYTPSRKIPKVEKIKAMRAYYNTGYLVFLHNARGLGQIQKELFSFNPAKPFRKDDCIDAIASALMHKEVIPPAAPTFSKPTQRRNAFARRASWNI; translated from the coding sequence ATGAATAAAGAGGAGATTACAAAAGAACTAGCCTTAAGAGCTTTGGCTAAAAAGAGCTTAAAGGCTTTTGTGCTTTTGAAATGGGAACGATACGAGAAAAAAGCTTTTTTAGATAATTGGCATTATGATTATTTATGCGCGATTTTAGAAGCGACTTTGCCAAATAATAAAGAGCCACTTACACGCTTAATGCTAAATATGCCCCCCAGCTATGGTAAAACCGAGATTATAGCGCGTTGCTTTATCGCGTGGGCTTTAGGACTTTATCCACAGCGCAAGTTTTTTTATATTAGTTATAGCGATGATTTATGCAGAAAAATAAGCAATCAAGTCCGAGATTTATTAAAGTCGCCTTTTTATGCAACTATTTTTGGAAGCAACCCGCATTTTTTACAAGATAATGCAAACGAATTTATATTAAAAGAGGGGGGCGGGCTTTTTGTAACCACTTTAAAGAGTGCTTTAACAGGATTCCACGCACATCAAATTCTCATAGATGACCCAATAAAAGTAAGCGCGATGAACTCAAAAGCCGAGCGAAACTTAGTAAATCAAAATTTTAAAGAATCTGTAATGAGTCGTTTGCAAGATAATAAAAGCAATATTACCATATTAATGCAAAGGCTAGGCGATGAAGATTTGTGCGGATTTTTGCTAAACGAAAAGAATTACGAAAAGCAAGTGATAGAAGCGTGGAAACAAGTTAAACTAAAAGCGATAAATGAAAAAGAGGAAGTTTATACTTTTGATAACTTTACCTACACACGCAAAGAAAAAGAAGCACTGCACCCACAAAGACACACTTTAAAAGAATTAGAATTTTTAAAAGAGCAAATGGGAAGCGATGAATTTAGCACACAATACCAGCAAGAACCGCAAGTGAGCGAAGCAGGATATTTTGAAAAAGCTTATTTTAAGACTATCCCTACTTTTGAATGCGCAAATCAAAATCTTTATATCTTTGTAGATAATGCCATAAGTTTAAATAGCAGTAGCGATAATCGCGCCATTGTTTTAATAGGAGTTGAAAACTATAAAGAGGGCGTGCGTTATGTCGTTAGAGATTGTTTATTTGGAATATGGAGCGAGGAACAGACTATTGAAAACTTAATAAGTGCAATGTTTGAAAATCCAAGCGCAAAAGTTTATATTGAAAGTGATGGAGGTGGCTTAACACTAGAGCGATTGCTTTTAAATGAAGTTGTTAAGGTGAATGCTTTGCATAAAGTGCAAGGCAAAGATTTGATTATAAATAATATTTCTTGCTACACACCCAGCCGAAAGATTCCAAAAGTGGAGAAAATCAAAGCAATGCGAGCTTATTACAATACAGGATATTTAGTATTCTTGCACAATGCGCGAGGCTTAGGACAGATACAAAAAGAGCTTTTTAGCTTTAATCCAGCAAAACCCTTTAGGAAAGATGATTGCATTGACGCAATTGCTTCCGCGCTAATGCATAAAGAAGTAATCCCGCCCGCCGCCCCCACATTCTCAAAGCCAACCCAAAGACGCAACGCTTTTGCACGCAGGGCAAGTTGGAATATTTAA